From the Colletotrichum lupini chromosome 1, complete sequence genome, the window CTGAGAATACACCCTGAGAGATGCAGGCGAGGGCAATCTGAAGGCAGTGGTAATGATGAAGGTGATCGTACAACCTTTCAACTCTACTTGTTACGCACCTAGCGTCCACACACCGTATACAAATTTTGTACTTGTCAATACCACGCATAGTGATGCAAATAACAAAAAACAATCTTGTGGCTCCCCGACGCGGGTCGTACTACCAACGATCTCAAGGAGTATGTATTCATCAATCAGCAGCGCTGCGACGGCGGAAGACAACCGAATTGAGGATTCTGGATGAATTGGCCGCACATCGCAAACTGGCCGAACGTGTGTCCCAAGCAACGGAAAAAAGAAAGATTTTTTGAAAGATGTGATGAAGATTCTAGCAGATGGTCTTCTTCGCGATGAGAAGTTGCTGGAGACCTTAGAACGTTTCCAGAAAGCAAATTAACCGGTATGATGGAGGAAGTACCTCAGATCGCGCAGAACGATAGAGTTGGTGTTTCCCATTCCCTTATGAGAGGAAATGTTTGCTAGAGTTCCCAGTTCTTCGCTTCCGTGGCTTTGATCAATTCGACCTGTAAGTCATGGTGGCTACCGAAACAAGATTCAGATAAATGTCGTTTTAACGTCTGGGGATGGCAATCATGAACGTATATGAACCAGTGGCAGCACTTCAACACTTGACACACCCTTTCTTGATCTTAGGCCCTCGACATTCTCATTGAAGACTCGCATCTATGACCTGGATTCCCTAAGAGCTACAGCTGCACTGAATAGCCCTCTTCAACTTGGGCACATCTCCAACCCACCGTTCCTCCTCTGCCTTGTCACCCTTGTACTCCTGACCGTCGACCTGTTGACCATCCCAGCTCTCCTCAAAGGGATGCAGCGCCATCTGCATGACCCTCCTCAACACATCCCTCTCGCCATCCTTCTCAACCCGCTTGATAATCTCGTCGAGCACCCAGCCACGCGGCACAAAGTTGGGGTTCACGGCCTTCATGGCCTTCTCTCGCTCGGCATCCTGGCCCTCTTCTTCGCCCCAGTCCTCGACGACGCGAGCGCGCCACTTGTCCAACCAATTCCCGACATCAGACCGGCCCTTGGCCTCGCTGCCGGCCGTCGCGCCCTCTGCGTGGAAGAAGCGCGCAGCCGTCTCGCGGCGAGCATCCTCGGTCGCAATCTCCGACAGTTTGACGGAGCTGAGGCGCCGAAAGAAGTGGTTGAAATCCAGCTCGTGGGTCTCCATGGTATCCAGCAGCCCGCTGAACAGTTCATCGAAATCACTCTCTTTGAAGTTCTTCAGACCAACGCGCAGCGTCATGAGGCGCTTGTACTCGGCCATGAAGAGCGCCTTGTATTCCTCGCCAACCTGCATGATGAGCTTCTCGGCCCGTCCGACGAGGACCTCAGACTCGCTCTCCTCAACACCATCGTTGACGAACCTATCCTCGTCCACGCCGGCCCCTGCGCCGATGAGCTCGCCCAGCGCCTCGCCGAAGCGGACGAGGTTCCACCAGATAATCGTCGGCTGATTTCGGTAGCTGTACCGCAGCATGTGGTCGTCGTGGTTGGGCGTGTAGGACGGGTCAAAGTTATCCATGAACGCAAAGGGGCCGAAGTCGATGCTCAGGCCCGCGATGGAGGTGTTATCCGTGTTCAGCACGCCGTTCATGAAACCGTAGGCCTGCCACTTTGCGACGGTGAGAGCATTGCGGCGGGCGACTTCACGGAAGAGACGGGTGAAGCGGTTCTCGGCTGAGTCGTCTGGGCCCTGGATTTCTGTTGCCAGGACACCGCGAGCGGGCTCGTGGAGGGAAGAGTCGGCGGGTTTCTCGGGAGTGTCGAGGCGGCCAGGGAGCTTCTCCCAGCCGCCGAGAACGTCCTCAGCGACGTAGGTTGCCAGCGTTCGGAGCATGGCGCGGTCGCCTCTGGCACGGGGGAGATCAAAGTTTCCCAACCGGATCCAGGACTGCGCAAAGCGCAACACAATCGCACCGGGCTCGACCGTCTCTCTCCTGACCTTGACGTTGGGCAGCAGCGTCAGAGACAGCGCGCGCGTGCTAGGGATCCCGAGGGCGTGAAGGGCCTCGGAGACGACGAACTCGCGGATGCTCGACCGCAGCACCGCCTTGCCGTCCGCGAAGCGCGAGTACGGGGTGATACCCGCGCCCTTGAGCTGCAGCTCGTACCGGGTCTTGGTCCCCGGGTTCGTCGTCTCGAACAGCGAGATGGCCCTCCCGTCACCCAGCTGTCCCGCCCACTGCCCGAACTGGAAACCTCCGTAGCACTGCGCCCAGGGGTACCCGCCCTCGAGCTTCTCCTCGTCCCAGCCGTGTAACCTGTTCCCCGCGACGGTCTGCTTGAAGTCCTCTGTCTCCTCGTCGCCCTGTTTGATCCCGATATCGCGCATCGCGGCCGGGCTCACGGCGAGGAGCTCCGGGTTCTCGGTGGTCTCGGGGCGGACCCAGGTGAAGGCTGCGTTGCGGACGCCGCGCGGGGCGATTTGGTCGCGCGGGGTCTTGTGGGAGTCGGCTGGCGTCGGGAAGATTGCGTCGGGCGGGAGGGAGGAGGTGTAGGTCCATGTCTTGGGGAGCTCGCCTATCGGAAGGCCTTGGTAGGATGTCGCTGTCGGCTTTGCGCCGTTGGAGAATTGGGCGGCCATGATGGCTGGGGGTTTGGTGATAGCTCTTGGGACGGCTCGGCGGGAGAGCAGTCTCGAGAGCATATACGCGGATTTGAGGTTCACTCTGGTGTGGAATACAACGAAGCGTAAACAGATCTATTCACACGAAGAGAATGGGGGTATCATTTGCAAGTGTACATGACAAGTGGTTAGAAAAAACGTGGTGGAGGGGTCATTCGGTAATGATGATCCGTAGTGTAAGTCAGCAGCACCGAGTCGGCGATGAGGGACTCTCGGAGCTTCAGTGGCGATGCCCCAAAAAATCTACGCTGACTAAACCAAAGATGCGCACCTGGATAGAAAGAACCTCGGCGCCTACTTCGACGGTCGCCGATGGCAACAACCACCGATCCCGGAGACAATTAATCATCCAGATAATTCAAATACCTTTATCAAAATCTCGAACTTCGAAATCCCCTTCGGTCCCCGCTCCAAGACCCGAAAGAGGGCCCCAAGCTCTCAGGATAAGGTACCCAAAGTTTACGGTCCGAGTCCCGGCCGACGCTGCATGTCGAGCCCCCCCGGGTGATGCATCACGCAACAGCTCCCACACTGTCGTCACCGTTGGCGTCACTGCGAAAAGGACGCAGCAGCCCCCAAACTCCCCTCCCCGCCGCCGTCCCGGGAATCCAGCACGCCCTGGCAGACAGCTCCAATTGGGTCAAGTGGGGTGAGGAGAAGGAAAGCTGCGGTTCCAGCCCACTGCAGCAAGTTCCGAAAAGCGCCTCCCTTTGACACACCAAGAAAGCTCACCCCAATTTACCAGTAGAGGCACGACTTTCGGTGATGTCAATTGGACGTCTCGGCTCTTGTTGGCCGATGCAGGCGGGGGAAGCATGTTTTTCCTGCGAGTTTGCTATTACTGCATGTCATCGAAACAAACCTCGATGCAAGATCTGAAAGCCCAGTGCCACTTTGAGTGTCTCGTCCTCGTCCCATCGTGCTGATAACACATCCGTCACCCCTCACCTCGTAGCTCCTCCCTCTTAAGAGACCAGTAGAAGTCTGTCTCGTCGTATTAGAAATACAAACCCCTGGCCGCGGCCCATCAATACCCGTTTGTTCGAAGCCATCTTTTATCTTCCCCTTCCATATTACATCGCTGTATGTTCTTGACGAGAAACTCATCAAGACTCTGCTCAACGCTACGTCCTCGTCCCGTATTGCCCCTCATCAGCTCTCAACATCTTCAAAAGCGCACCATGAACTCGATTCTGTCCACCTTCACGCCCGATGCTTCGGGAACCCCTCCAAAGCAAGTGGATTATATCCCATGGCTCACTCTCAACGATGGCAAGATGATCCCCATGGTGAGTTTGAATCTCAAGTTTAAAAGGATCCCCATTCCTGCGGGAAGATCTGCCGCTCGGCAATGCATGTCAGCATCCAGCGCCAGATCCTAGGGCATTCCAGCTCAAATCTTAAATTACGAAATTGCTGCATCGCGGCCGGTTTACTCCAAGTACCGTCTCATACTGACGTATCCGCAGCTCGGATATGGCCTGGGTACTGCCAACTACAAGGCTGGCGGGGCCAGCTTTGACGAGAAGATCGTCGACAACACCGTCATGGCGATCAAGGCCGGATACCATCATCTCGATGGCGCCGAAGGTACGTGCAATTTCACTCACCCATTCACTCTTCCCATTGATCACCACTTTTTAACACGATCCTTAGTATACGGAAACGAAGAAGAACTCGGTGCAGCCATCAAAAAGGCCGGCGTGCCAAGAGAAAAGCTCTACGTCACCGCAAAAATCAGCGGAACCAAGAAGCAGGACACCGAAGAGGCCTTCGCTACCTCGCTGAAGAAGCTCGACCTCGAGTACGTGGACCTTTACCTCATCCATGCGCCCTTCTTCGCCGACTCGGACGAGGAGTTGCAGCAAAAGTGGGCGGATCTCGAGGCCATCCAGGCCAGCGGTCGCGCCAAGAGCATCGGGCTCTCCAACTTTTTGCAGCCTCAGATCGAGGCCATTTTGAAGACGGCCAAGGTCGTGCCTGCTATCAGCCAGATCGAGTTCCACCCTCACCTGCAGCACGGCGACCTGCTGCAATTCCACCGCGATAACAATATTGCCGTGTCTTGTTATGCCCCGCTGACGCCCATTACTTCGGACGTCGACTCGCCCGTCAGGACTATCTGGGCCAACCTGTCCAAGAAGTACGGCGTGAGCGACTCTGTTGTCGGACTCCGCTGGTGCATCGATCAGGGTCTGATTGTCATCACCACGTCTTCCAAGGAGGAGAGACTGCAGA encodes:
- a CDS encoding aldo/keto reductase, which translates into the protein MNSILSTFTPDASGTPPKQVDYIPWLTLNDGKMIPMLGYGLGTANYKAGGASFDEKIVDNTVMAIKAGYHHLDGAEVYGNEEELGAAIKKAGVPREKLYVTAKISGTKKQDTEEAFATSLKKLDLEYVDLYLIHAPFFADSDEELQQKWADLEAIQASGRAKSIGLSNFLQPQIEAILKTAKVVPAISQIEFHPHLQHGDLLQFHRDNNIAVSCYAPLTPITSDVDSPVRTIWANLSKKYGVSDSVVGLRWCIDQGLIVITTSSKEERLQSYLNHIPAIKLTPREVKEIAEAGKTKHVRGFWKNKFDADDTR